In Halalkalibaculum roseum, a single window of DNA contains:
- a CDS encoding sensor histidine kinase, with protein sequence MTKFKSGYGMTMQYALLWLLLFCFPVITLAGIQDATASDSLQEADEQVLSAPSLTDLSQIKYDSNGNGKPDMLGDTVTVSGLSNIATGLLHQRFMQIFIQQDSIGLSLFSSSYDEPVSPGDSVVATGVVQEYYGLVEINVINYRVFPNTGIKPLEISLTKALEDLQKYEGMLVNGLGTVIGKGSRFNGKYLMISPSGNPKDAIMAYVTNFHTSYQQFDFESISIGDEVRITGILSLYEPEADGEEESTYKVHLRFPEELEVVGISRNQMVLWGSIGIIITLVAIGWIISLRSTVKSKTEDLKQSLEDKEILLKEIHHRVKNNLAIMSGLFELQLDGTENEQTKIALKNSQSRLKSMALVHDKLYRTSSLTDIEMSQYVEELVRSLHDTFIGPQQEITLNFEIDDLSLDIDQAIPCGLLINEIVVNSFKHGFKNKEKGSLKIVMKKHNGNARLVIADNGHGIPEDFDISTSSSLGMMLIETFKNQLDARLDISNTIGTRFSFTFPIK encoded by the coding sequence ATGACTAAATTCAAGAGCGGGTATGGTATGACCATGCAATACGCTTTACTATGGCTATTACTTTTTTGCTTCCCCGTAATTACACTTGCCGGGATTCAGGATGCCACTGCATCTGACTCTCTTCAGGAAGCAGATGAACAGGTACTATCTGCTCCAAGCCTTACGGACTTATCACAGATCAAATATGACAGTAATGGCAATGGCAAGCCCGATATGTTGGGTGATACGGTAACCGTTTCAGGTTTATCCAACATAGCAACCGGACTGCTCCATCAACGTTTCATGCAAATCTTCATCCAGCAAGATTCAATCGGTCTTTCTCTTTTTTCGAGTTCGTATGATGAGCCGGTAAGTCCCGGAGATAGCGTAGTTGCTACCGGAGTGGTCCAAGAGTACTACGGACTTGTTGAAATAAATGTGATTAACTACAGGGTTTTCCCCAACACCGGCATAAAACCGTTAGAAATTTCACTCACAAAAGCCCTTGAAGACTTACAAAAATACGAAGGTATGTTGGTAAACGGTTTGGGAACCGTAATCGGCAAAGGAAGTCGCTTTAATGGAAAATACCTGATGATTTCTCCAAGCGGCAACCCCAAAGATGCCATTATGGCTTACGTTACTAATTTTCACACCTCTTACCAGCAGTTTGATTTTGAATCCATCAGTATTGGGGACGAAGTTCGGATAACCGGTATATTAAGCCTGTATGAACCCGAAGCCGATGGCGAAGAGGAGAGCACCTATAAAGTCCACCTCCGCTTTCCCGAGGAACTGGAAGTGGTGGGCATATCCCGAAATCAGATGGTTTTATGGGGATCGATCGGTATCATCATCACATTAGTGGCTATCGGCTGGATCATCTCGCTTCGCTCAACCGTTAAAAGCAAAACTGAGGATCTAAAGCAATCTCTGGAGGATAAGGAGATACTACTAAAGGAAATTCATCACCGGGTAAAGAATAACTTAGCTATAATGTCCGGATTGTTTGAGCTTCAGCTGGACGGTACTGAGAACGAACAGACAAAAATAGCGCTGAAGAATAGCCAATCTCGCCTGAAATCCATGGCGCTGGTGCATGACAAGCTCTATAGAACTTCCAGCCTGACCGATATTGAAATGTCGCAGTATGTGGAAGAGCTGGTTCGAAGTCTGCATGATACTTTTATCGGTCCGCAACAGGAGATCACGTTGAATTTTGAAATCGATGACCTCAGCCTCGACATTGACCAGGCAATTCCATGCGGACTATTGATCAACGAAATCGTTGTTAATTCCTTTAAACATGGATTTAAGAACAAGGAGAAAGGATCCTTGAAGATCGTTATGAAGAAACATAACGGTAATGCCAGACTGGTCATCGCCGATAACGGGCACGGAATTCCCGAGGATTTTGATATCAGCACGAGCAGTTCACTGGGGATGATGCTGATTGAGACGTTCAAGAATCAGCTGGATGCCCGACTCGATATCTCCAACACTATTGGCACGCGTTTTTCTTTTACTTTTCCTATCAAGTAA
- a CDS encoding PAS domain S-box protein, giving the protein MKDKYEQLRTLSPLSIALIYFLAAGLWIILTDYTLTAVFKNSPLVNQFQTYKGMLFVGLTSVGLYFLISKYSEFLLDQGERLKGVRSELKSDRKLIDILFEKIPVFITIYDPNYEKFEVNREFEKVTGWTNQDARTLNLFEACFPDQEIREDVAEFMENPGMGWKDFPLKTKSGKKLETSWTNIKLTDNTSVGIGIDMTETKASQNRLKSSQELLNNVFESLEESVILVEPNTRIIRDCNKAAEKIFGYKKDELIGHSTRFLHVDEAHYQQFEELGKEALDQHGTFKTEFKLKKKNGEIFYSEHTVTLVYDKQGEVDRVVSVVRDITDRKNFEKELKHRQKRLLRSQRIGKIGDWEFIPSQDKINWSPMMYRIFEKDSASFQPSFDDIKAMYIGDDYEKHQKVIQNAIETGESFDVDLKLKTGKGNYKIIRAIGQTERQDEGKVEKLVGTVQDITERKRFEEALQENERRLKNITNNIPGVVFQYKITPDGSDGLQYVSDGSERIWGVSAEKAIKNNDAIWDRIHDSDIDLVKKSIQKSAENLSRWDEEWRYVKPDGSERWQHGIGIPRVEEDGSILWDSVIFDITERKRLREQVFQSVIEGEDRERKRIARELHDGIGQYLTAANMNLEAIKKDVKKLPEKRENQFVKGLSLLNESINEIRSISQNLMPKAIEDYGLVRAVEALIESFRDSTEIVFYFNSKIHEEELGERRKVNIYRIIQEAVQNAVKHSECSNVSIQLYQENEMIYLTVEDNGKGISSPNKGVGENHHGNGLGIKSMRSRAKALSASLVLDSAPGKGSVISLGIPLTDN; this is encoded by the coding sequence ATGAAAGATAAGTACGAGCAGCTACGCACCCTTTCTCCACTCAGCATTGCTCTAATATATTTTCTTGCAGCCGGTCTGTGGATTATCTTGACAGACTACACGCTAACCGCAGTTTTTAAGAATAGTCCTCTTGTCAATCAATTTCAGACTTACAAGGGGATGTTATTTGTCGGGCTGACATCAGTTGGACTCTACTTTCTTATCAGCAAATACAGTGAATTTTTACTCGATCAGGGAGAAAGGTTGAAAGGTGTACGTTCGGAACTGAAGTCCGACAGAAAACTGATTGATATACTTTTTGAAAAAATCCCGGTATTTATCACCATCTATGATCCCAACTATGAAAAATTTGAGGTCAACAGAGAGTTTGAAAAGGTAACGGGGTGGACCAATCAGGATGCCAGAACGTTAAATCTATTTGAAGCGTGTTTTCCGGATCAGGAAATTAGGGAGGACGTGGCTGAGTTTATGGAAAATCCAGGTATGGGTTGGAAGGACTTTCCTCTTAAGACAAAATCAGGAAAAAAGCTGGAAACCTCATGGACAAATATAAAGCTCACCGATAATACCTCGGTCGGTATTGGTATTGACATGACTGAAACAAAAGCCTCACAAAACCGGCTCAAGTCATCACAAGAACTTTTGAATAATGTATTTGAGAGTTTGGAGGAGAGCGTCATTTTGGTGGAACCCAATACCCGAATAATCAGAGATTGCAACAAGGCAGCAGAGAAAATATTCGGGTATAAAAAAGATGAGCTTATCGGTCATTCAACGCGCTTTCTTCATGTTGACGAAGCACACTATCAGCAATTCGAAGAATTGGGAAAGGAAGCTCTTGATCAGCATGGTACCTTTAAGACCGAATTCAAGTTAAAAAAGAAAAACGGTGAGATATTCTATTCCGAACATACGGTAACTTTGGTATACGACAAACAAGGAGAGGTTGACCGGGTGGTAAGCGTGGTGCGCGACATCACCGATAGAAAGAATTTCGAAAAAGAGTTGAAGCACCGTCAAAAGAGGCTGCTTCGCTCACAAAGGATTGGAAAGATAGGGGACTGGGAATTTATTCCTTCCCAAGATAAGATTAACTGGTCACCAATGATGTACCGTATTTTTGAAAAGGATTCTGCATCATTCCAACCATCTTTTGATGATATCAAAGCCATGTATATAGGCGATGATTATGAAAAACATCAGAAAGTTATTCAGAATGCTATTGAAACCGGTGAGTCTTTCGATGTTGACCTGAAGCTGAAAACGGGTAAGGGAAACTATAAGATTATCAGAGCGATTGGCCAAACAGAACGACAGGATGAGGGCAAAGTTGAAAAACTGGTGGGCACGGTTCAGGACATTACTGAGCGTAAACGATTTGAAGAAGCCTTACAGGAAAATGAGCGAAGACTTAAGAATATTACGAATAATATACCCGGAGTTGTTTTTCAGTATAAGATAACCCCTGATGGATCTGATGGTCTACAATATGTAAGTGATGGTTCTGAACGTATTTGGGGTGTTTCAGCTGAGAAAGCTATAAAAAACAATGATGCAATCTGGGATCGTATACACGATTCTGATATTGATCTGGTAAAAAAATCTATTCAAAAATCTGCAGAAAATTTAAGCCGTTGGGACGAAGAGTGGCGATACGTAAAGCCTGATGGTTCAGAGCGCTGGCAGCATGGGATCGGAATTCCACGTGTAGAGGAAGATGGCAGCATTTTATGGGACTCCGTAATTTTTGATATAACTGAAAGAAAAAGGCTCAGGGAACAGGTATTTCAATCTGTAATTGAAGGGGAAGACCGAGAGCGGAAACGTATTGCCCGTGAGCTGCATGACGGTATAGGTCAGTATTTAACGGCAGCAAATATGAACCTGGAAGCCATCAAAAAAGATGTAAAGAAACTACCTGAAAAAAGAGAGAATCAGTTTGTAAAGGGATTAAGCCTGCTCAATGAATCCATCAATGAGATTCGAAGCATATCACAGAATTTAATGCCGAAAGCCATTGAGGATTATGGCTTGGTGAGAGCAGTTGAGGCTCTTATTGAAAGCTTTAGAGACAGCACGGAAATTGTGTTCTATTTCAATAGTAAAATTCATGAAGAAGAACTTGGAGAACGCAGAAAGGTAAATATTTACCGTATTATTCAAGAGGCCGTACAAAATGCTGTAAAACATTCCGAATGTTCAAATGTCTCCATTCAGCTCTACCAGGAGAATGAAATGATTTATCTTACGGTAGAGGATAATGGAAAAGGCATTTCGTCGCCAAATAAAGGTGTTGGAGAAAATCATCATGGGAATGGGCTGGGTATAAAAAGTATGCGAAGCAGGGCAAAAGCATTGTCAGCTTCCCTCGTTTTAGACAGCGCTCCCGGCAAAGGATCGGTTATTTCGCTGGGCATTCCTCTAACCGACAATTAA
- a CDS encoding response regulator, whose translation MEKIKIAIVDDHEIVRDGIIAMLEDYEHIYVTGQAKCGEEVLSLCEEKSGEIDLIIMDLNMGEMGGIEATKRVKEQYPGIKILALTMMKDEEKIREMTQAGASGYILKNSGMEELVKAIEQVMKGEIYYSDEAVYSIITGKKEPNKDEPLETDLTARELEVLEYICKEYTNAEIADKLYLSVRTVDAHRRNLLQKTGARNTAGLVRFAMKHNLLGN comes from the coding sequence ATGGAGAAAATCAAGATAGCCATTGTAGATGATCATGAGATCGTACGTGACGGAATTATCGCTATGCTGGAAGATTATGAACATATTTATGTAACCGGGCAGGCAAAATGCGGCGAAGAGGTCCTTTCCTTATGCGAAGAAAAATCAGGTGAGATCGATCTCATTATTATGGATCTCAATATGGGAGAAATGGGAGGTATAGAAGCTACAAAAAGAGTGAAAGAGCAATATCCCGGTATTAAAATTCTTGCGCTTACCATGATGAAAGATGAGGAAAAAATTAGGGAAATGACCCAAGCGGGTGCTTCGGGATACATTTTGAAGAATTCCGGGATGGAAGAACTGGTCAAAGCTATTGAACAGGTTATGAAGGGAGAGATCTACTACAGCGATGAGGCGGTTTATTCAATTATTACCGGAAAAAAGGAACCAAATAAAGATGAGCCTTTAGAGACTGACCTTACCGCACGAGAACTGGAAGTGCTTGAATACATTTGTAAAGAATATACGAACGCAGAAATAGCTGACAAACTATACCTGAGTGTTCGTACTGTAGATGCCCACCGAAGAAACTTACTACAGAAAACAGGGGCCAGAAATACAGCCGGTCTGGTTCGCTTTGCCATGAAACATAACCTGTTAGGGAACTAA
- a CDS encoding response regulator, with product MELVNIVIAEHHKIVRDGIKMILEDVPGIRVTKTVGNKEELLSYSCSEKNMVVILDLDMPDLDKRNTIKKLKEKNSNISILGISDIEDQKQIKHVIVAGVSGYILKKRGKEEIIKAIEVIKNGNQYLCEESIKALVHDNDGDYAFDVEDSSLTYRELEVLELICEEYTNKESADELGISVRTVDAHRRSLLQKTGAKNTAGLVKFAVRNHILSL from the coding sequence ATGGAACTGGTAAACATTGTAATAGCCGAACATCATAAGATTGTTCGGGACGGAATCAAGATGATTCTTGAGGATGTACCCGGTATCAGGGTGACGAAAACCGTAGGTAATAAGGAGGAATTGCTATCTTACTCCTGTTCAGAAAAGAATATGGTCGTTATCCTTGATTTAGATATGCCTGATCTTGATAAGAGGAATACCATCAAGAAATTGAAAGAGAAAAATTCAAATATCAGTATTTTAGGCATCAGTGATATTGAGGACCAGAAGCAGATAAAGCATGTTATAGTAGCCGGGGTATCAGGATATATTTTAAAGAAGAGGGGCAAGGAAGAAATTATAAAAGCAATAGAAGTGATTAAAAACGGAAACCAGTATCTCTGTGAAGAAAGTATCAAAGCCCTGGTACATGACAATGATGGAGATTATGCCTTTGATGTGGAAGATTCCAGTCTTACCTATAGAGAACTGGAAGTGCTTGAGCTGATCTGCGAAGAATATACAAACAAAGAATCTGCCGATGAACTGGGCATCAGTGTGCGTACTGTAGATGCTCATCGCCGTAGTCTTCTACAAAAAACAGGAGCAAAGAATACGGCCGGTCTTGTGAAATTTGCCGTTCGAAATCACATACTCAGTCTATAA
- a CDS encoding ATPase domain-containing protein, with protein MKEKNKVSSGVAGLDEILKGGFLPQKSYLIKGGPGTGKSTLGYHFLDKALKDGAEVLYITLGETRENIIENGSQLGIDLSDAHFLDLSPGEDVYRNSKTYSVFSPVEVEQEPMIQSIVEAVEKYSPSCVFLDSITMLQSLNQDPFQMRNMALSFIQFVCNKGATLLITSEAHDQASDKEATFWVDGIIHLEYSLDWRRVTVSKYRGSDFLHGNHAFKIDERGVTVYPRLRPGNYERNFQSDPISTGINELDELLHGGLERGTVSIISGPTGVGKTNFGIQFAKEAASRGDRSAVYTFEESADVLAKRSESIGVPVKSMIENGNLTITSVEPLSYSPDEFAALVRSDIEENDTKIVIIDSVGGYSLSVREENTLERLHSLTVFLQNMGVTTLLIHETANVTGQFETTGMNASYLADNIIFLRYLELNGELRKAIGVLKKRMSDFERSIREFDITKDGLRVGGKLTKLRGILTGLPENTQ; from the coding sequence ATGAAAGAAAAAAATAAAGTCTCAAGCGGTGTCGCCGGATTGGACGAGATTTTAAAAGGCGGCTTTTTACCTCAAAAATCATATCTCATAAAGGGTGGACCCGGTACAGGTAAATCCACTCTTGGCTACCATTTTTTGGACAAAGCACTGAAGGATGGAGCAGAGGTACTCTATATCACGCTAGGAGAAACCAGAGAGAATATTATCGAAAATGGCTCGCAGTTAGGAATTGACCTAAGTGATGCCCATTTCTTGGATCTTTCACCGGGTGAGGATGTTTATCGAAATTCTAAAACATACAGTGTTTTCTCTCCGGTGGAAGTTGAGCAGGAACCGATGATCCAATCGATCGTAGAGGCTGTAGAAAAATACAGCCCAAGCTGTGTATTCCTGGATTCCATTACCATGTTGCAATCCTTGAACCAGGATCCTTTTCAAATGCGAAATATGGCGCTCTCATTTATTCAGTTTGTCTGCAATAAGGGTGCGACACTCCTGATAACCTCTGAAGCACATGATCAAGCTTCCGACAAGGAAGCTACTTTTTGGGTTGACGGGATCATCCATTTAGAATACTCCTTAGATTGGAGAAGGGTTACCGTCAGCAAATATCGGGGTTCGGATTTTTTGCATGGTAATCATGCTTTTAAAATTGATGAGCGGGGAGTCACGGTATATCCCCGACTGCGTCCGGGCAATTACGAGCGAAACTTTCAAAGTGATCCTATTTCAACCGGTATCAACGAGCTGGATGAGCTATTGCATGGCGGCCTGGAAAGAGGTACGGTATCCATAATCTCGGGACCAACCGGAGTTGGTAAGACCAATTTCGGGATTCAGTTTGCAAAAGAGGCGGCTTCTCGCGGAGATCGATCTGCCGTTTATACCTTCGAAGAATCGGCCGATGTTCTGGCAAAGCGATCCGAATCGATCGGGGTACCGGTGAAGTCCATGATTGAAAACGGGAATTTAACCATAACATCGGTTGAACCACTTTCCTATTCTCCCGACGAATTTGCGGCGCTGGTTCGTAGCGATATCGAAGAGAACGATACTAAGATTGTAATTATCGATTCGGTAGGAGGATATAGCCTGTCCGTACGTGAAGAGAATACACTGGAGCGACTCCATTCCCTGACAGTATTTTTACAAAATATGGGAGTGACTACGCTGCTGATTCACGAGACGGCTAATGTCACCGGACAATTCGAAACAACCGGAATGAATGCCAGCTACCTGGCCGATAATATTATTTTCCTCCGCTACCTGGAACTCAATGGTGAGTTGCGCAAAGCTATAGGAGTGCTCAAAAAGAGAATGAGCGATTTTGAGCGTTCGATTCGAGAATTTGATATCACTAAAGATGGGCTTAGGGTAGGCGGCAAGTTGACAAAGCTTCGCGGTATCCTGACCGGTTTGCCTGAAAATACGCAATAA
- a CDS encoding PAS domain-containing sensor histidine kinase: MKSSSIHRKKVFDQTGRTEKPVVMVCLNNATDRELILQFLSDRYELIVGDCELGKNDFDVCLLDRPTFSKNREKMIAYKDSKAPLITPFILLVKGEHWSKNIDPVWNVVDEIVPIPTPSPILISRIETMLQLREHTLLLQKKNRKLAMYEQAMNAANTGITITDAREKDNPIIFINSGFEKMTGYSKEEVIGKNCRFLQKDDKQQDSLGEIRHFIANGKQGHAPIRNYRKDGTLFWNELRIAPITDSEGVTTHFVGIQNDITDLVQAQENLKKERNLFQKLAESSPVGIAIIDSDGEVTFVNEQTEKILGLPKSEILDLSYSEQKWKLLDDERNVITEDKLPFKRVLENEEALFNLECTLVRPGSTEKILSINAAPLKGQNGDPGRVVVTLSDITESKQRQKQLMTEKEFVRAVVNNMPGIFYMLDEDLNFVFWNKNMVSDLGYTDNEIEKMHALDFIRPEDHQNIIDEISRIYRTGDADVEIDLIDKQGKCTPYYLIGKKFEREGSTYIIGSALDITDRVDAEYKLEQQKKLLSAVINQTESIIYVKDKKGKTLLANQEFQKLFDPEFPSSRSKVNLEKFKLEAADQIRKNDQIVFETGELHEFKEQLPVGDEDRHYISIKYPLKDVPGFEDAICGISTDITEREQAYRQLREREKEKSCLYQIGNLNEIYDSVDKILNEAVDIIPLGWQYPHITEAAIEYNGKVYTTEGFKHTRWGMITESHNFKSKSVAVKVVYLEGKPTADEGPFLKEERELIDAIADTLASEIERIESRKKLEESEKRWQQLVQKNPGLVQIIDGDEIVFINPAGASLYGVDDVSELIGKSWTEFVQFEEDKIETVRQRISEAVEGKVNPPEIYRAWTADGTERFVELQSVPVQYKGKTVLMTVGQEVTERVKFERQLKKSLKEKEILLQEIHHRVKNNLAVISGLLQIQQFNSDDENVNKVLSNSEMRIKSMALIHEKLYQAESLSEIDFKYYIDDLIKAIEHTISSGEHITTGLCCESVTLNVNQAVPCALILNELITNSVEHGFEDQDSGEISVTLKERDKKVTVRVEDNGKGLPEDFDLCKSQTMGMTIIKTLITQLSADLKSGNDNGAFFEFTFEKKTIKGSSSTFI; this comes from the coding sequence TTGAAAAGTTCATCAATACATAGAAAAAAGGTATTTGATCAGACGGGTCGTACGGAAAAACCGGTGGTTATGGTATGTCTGAATAATGCTACAGACAGGGAGCTGATATTACAGTTCCTATCTGATCGATATGAGCTCATAGTGGGTGATTGCGAACTGGGAAAAAATGATTTTGATGTTTGTCTCCTGGACCGACCAACATTTTCGAAAAACCGGGAGAAAATGATTGCATACAAGGATTCCAAAGCCCCGCTTATCACACCATTCATTCTCCTGGTAAAAGGAGAACACTGGTCAAAAAATATCGATCCGGTTTGGAATGTAGTAGATGAAATAGTACCCATTCCGACTCCTTCCCCCATTTTGATCTCCAGGATTGAAACCATGCTCCAACTAAGAGAGCACACTTTGCTATTACAGAAAAAGAACCGAAAACTGGCTATGTATGAGCAGGCTATGAATGCTGCCAATACTGGAATAACTATTACTGATGCCAGAGAAAAAGATAATCCCATCATTTTCATCAACAGTGGTTTTGAGAAAATGACAGGTTACTCAAAAGAGGAGGTAATTGGGAAAAATTGCCGGTTTTTGCAGAAGGATGATAAGCAACAGGATTCCCTTGGTGAGATACGCCACTTTATTGCAAATGGGAAACAAGGTCATGCGCCGATCCGCAATTATCGTAAAGATGGCACCTTATTTTGGAATGAATTGAGAATCGCACCTATCACTGATTCAGAGGGCGTAACGACTCATTTTGTAGGGATTCAGAATGATATTACGGATTTGGTACAAGCACAAGAAAATCTTAAAAAGGAACGAAACCTATTTCAAAAGTTAGCAGAATCAAGTCCGGTTGGAATCGCCATCATAGATTCCGATGGTGAGGTCACATTTGTTAATGAACAGACAGAGAAAATCCTTGGGTTACCTAAAAGTGAAATTCTGGATCTAAGTTATAGCGAACAGAAGTGGAAATTATTGGATGATGAAAGGAATGTTATAACTGAAGACAAATTGCCTTTTAAAAGGGTTCTGGAGAATGAAGAAGCGCTATTTAATTTAGAATGCACATTAGTTCGCCCAGGAAGTACAGAGAAAATACTATCCATTAATGCAGCACCTCTGAAAGGTCAAAATGGGGATCCGGGTAGGGTAGTTGTTACTCTGTCGGATATTACTGAGAGTAAACAGAGGCAGAAACAGCTTATGACTGAAAAAGAATTTGTGAGAGCGGTCGTAAATAATATGCCGGGTATCTTTTACATGCTGGATGAGGATCTGAATTTTGTCTTTTGGAACAAGAATATGGTCAGTGATCTTGGATATACCGACAATGAAATCGAAAAGATGCACGCTCTTGATTTTATTCGTCCTGAAGACCATCAGAATATAATTGATGAGATCAGCCGAATTTATCGAACCGGAGATGCGGATGTTGAAATAGATCTTATTGATAAACAGGGCAAATGTACACCCTACTATTTGATAGGAAAGAAATTTGAAAGAGAAGGCAGTACATATATTATCGGTTCTGCGCTGGATATTACCGACAGGGTTGATGCAGAATATAAATTGGAACAGCAAAAGAAATTGCTCAGTGCGGTTATCAACCAGACTGAATCTATTATTTACGTAAAAGATAAAAAGGGAAAAACGCTTTTAGCTAATCAAGAATTTCAAAAGCTCTTTGATCCTGAGTTCCCTTCTTCCCGAAGTAAAGTAAATTTGGAAAAGTTTAAGCTAGAAGCCGCTGATCAAATCAGGAAAAATGATCAAATAGTATTTGAAACAGGAGAGTTGCATGAGTTTAAAGAGCAACTCCCTGTGGGTGATGAAGATCGTCATTACATCTCAATTAAATATCCTCTAAAGGATGTACCGGGGTTTGAGGATGCTATTTGTGGCATATCAACCGATATAACAGAGCGTGAGCAAGCTTATCGTCAGCTTAGAGAAAGAGAAAAAGAAAAGTCTTGTCTGTATCAAATTGGGAATCTCAATGAAATATATGATTCCGTCGATAAGATCTTGAATGAAGCGGTAGATATCATACCACTCGGATGGCAGTATCCTCATATCACTGAGGCTGCGATTGAATACAACGGCAAGGTATATACCACAGAAGGATTTAAACACACCCGATGGGGTATGATAACCGAAAGCCATAACTTTAAGTCCAAGTCTGTAGCCGTCAAAGTTGTCTATTTGGAGGGCAAACCTACCGCAGATGAAGGTCCATTTTTGAAAGAAGAACGAGAGCTGATTGATGCTATAGCGGATACGCTTGCATCCGAGATAGAACGTATTGAATCGCGGAAAAAACTGGAGGAGAGTGAAAAGCGCTGGCAGCAGCTGGTGCAGAAAAATCCGGGACTGGTTCAGATTATTGACGGCGATGAAATCGTGTTTATCAATCCGGCCGGGGCAAGTTTGTATGGTGTTGATGATGTGAGTGAATTAATTGGGAAGAGCTGGACCGAATTTGTTCAATTTGAAGAAGATAAAATTGAAACGGTTCGGCAGCGAATATCAGAAGCTGTAGAAGGAAAAGTTAATCCTCCCGAAATATACAGGGCTTGGACTGCTGACGGCACCGAACGTTTCGTAGAACTGCAGTCGGTACCGGTTCAGTACAAGGGTAAAACGGTGTTGATGACTGTCGGGCAGGAAGTGACCGAGCGGGTTAAGTTCGAGCGGCAGCTTAAAAAGTCGCTTAAGGAGAAAGAAATTTTACTGCAGGAGATACATCACCGGGTTAAGAACAATTTGGCCGTAATCTCCGGGCTGCTTCAAATTCAGCAATTCAACTCGGATGACGAAAATGTTAATAAGGTGCTGTCAAATAGTGAGATGCGCATTAAATCCATGGCCCTGATCCATGAGAAGTTGTATCAGGCCGAATCTCTGTCCGAAATTGACTTCAAATATTATATCGACGATCTCATAAAGGCCATCGAGCATACCATCAGTTCGGGTGAACATATAACTACCGGTCTCTGTTGCGAATCGGTGACTCTTAATGTGAACCAGGCAGTACCCTGTGCGCTTATTCTCAATGAATTGATTACCAACTCTGTGGAACATGGATTTGAGGATCAGGATAGCGGTGAAATCAGTGTAACGCTAAAAGAACGAGACAAGAAGGTAACCGTAAGAGTTGAGGATAATGGAAAAGGATTGCCTGAAGACTTTGATTTGTGCAAAAGCCAGACTATGGGCATGACCATTATCAAGACATTGATTACGCAACTGAGTGCCGATCTGAAATCGGGTAATGACAATGGGGCTTTTTTCGAGTTTACTTTTGAGAAGAAAACGATTAAAGGCTCGAGCAGCACGTTCATTTAA